A single window of Nocardia sp. NBC_01327 DNA harbors:
- a CDS encoding amino acid adenylation domain-containing protein, with translation MARVDGDLGVGGTVGAVACGGGGEDTEFALSATQLRWWVAQQLYPDVANTVALYLELRGPLEVGLLGECAGRAARELQSPLVRFRIVAGYPRQYVDSGAFGAVGFEDVSGCADPIAVAREAMDRDYGTPLDLLSDRLTVATLFQVGPEVNLLYLRSHHIVLDGMGAAGVLRRTAELYAAATGSPLASTGSSRGPMTIGELLEEEQAYADSARAHSDGEYWVEQLAGVGEPARLAGVQPAGLRPHRVGATLPKQTADRLTLVRQRFGHLFPELTIAAFGCYLAAMTGADEVLLSLPVAARPSAALRQSGGSVSNVVPLRLSGFGVATAGEMVAQVRARVVGALRHQRYRYEDMQRGLGENHTVRGGFGPVLNMLRFVETPRIGPLTAEIRLLALGPVEDLLVNGYQIGPDDRSIVIDMQANSRMYSAEALARHHRQFLAYLDDFLADLEQPVRALGSDRALPVTAAARTDRLLPDLLCGNVISGRGGDRVAVQDGTRTWTYRELDEMSSRWARELIEAGAGPGDFVLLAVPRSAESVLAVWAVAKTGAAFVPVDPADPAQRLVTVAADSSARWGMTVSADRSGLPVGPGWVVLDDADTVARVRQRSGAPIQESGRTRPLLPEHPAYLIYTSGTTGTPKGVAVTHRGLGPLTDHIVEHYGVHPDSRILHAHAPSFDAHLLELLAAFASGARLVVEPPSVVAGPDLAALLQEAAITHFLTTPAVLATLTPDQVPGLRVAVVGGEACPAELVRRWAPHLELFNGYGPTETTVMATQSAALTAGGPVPIGAPLPGVRALVLDDRLRSAARCGTGELYLGGPGVAEGYRGRPGSTAQRFVADPFGKGERIYRTGDLVRSAVDGSLEFLARADDQLSVRGRRAEPAEIEAALTALPEISHAVVTAHEGVGGTRLIGYIVAAQGIRLDHSALTRRLRELLPAALVPAQLVELAQLPVTAHGKIDRAALPVPTPVQRPYRAPESELECLVAEHFTAITGTPRAGLDDDFFESGGNSLLGVALSAQLAAATGLPVTVRWLYTAPTVRELADRLAGHDGSSATDDALGVVLALHRNGFRPPLFCVHSAVPLAWCYAGLARHLTDRPVYGLQALTLEGEPRADVTIDDLADGYAAEILRVQPHGPYHLLGWSLGGQIAHAIAVRLRERSATVATLVMLDSIVFPEDMPPPPVPRMRDLLTHLLGDEPEDGDALPDLTADQAAAELAAAAASFGTGLTAEQLTRLHHGYVDGVRLSHGYRPGVFDGDLLYFSATRGVTESFGAEMWRPYISGALHEHPVAATHAQLTNPDAVAVIGPLLAAHLAREDAG, from the coding sequence TTGGCGCGGGTCGACGGGGACCTGGGTGTGGGGGGAACTGTGGGTGCGGTGGCGTGTGGCGGGGGTGGTGAGGACACCGAGTTCGCGCTGTCCGCTACACAATTGCGGTGGTGGGTAGCGCAGCAGCTGTATCCGGATGTGGCCAATACCGTGGCTCTGTATCTGGAGTTGCGGGGGCCGCTCGAGGTGGGATTGCTGGGGGAGTGTGCGGGGCGGGCGGCTCGGGAGTTGCAGTCGCCGCTGGTGCGGTTTCGGATTGTCGCGGGGTATCCGCGGCAGTATGTGGACTCCGGTGCGTTCGGGGCGGTGGGGTTCGAGGATGTGAGTGGGTGTGCCGATCCGATTGCGGTGGCGCGGGAGGCGATGGATCGGGATTACGGGACGCCGCTGGATCTGCTCAGCGATCGGCTGACGGTCGCCACACTGTTTCAGGTCGGGCCGGAGGTGAATCTGCTGTATCTGCGCAGTCACCACATTGTGCTCGATGGCATGGGTGCGGCCGGGGTGCTGCGCCGAACGGCCGAATTGTATGCCGCTGCAACAGGTTCGCCCCTCGCATCCACCGGGTCGTCGCGAGGACCGATGACGATCGGTGAGCTGCTGGAGGAGGAACAGGCCTACGCCGATTCCGCGCGGGCGCACTCCGATGGTGAGTACTGGGTGGAGCAGTTGGCGGGGGTCGGCGAACCGGCGCGACTGGCGGGTGTGCAACCCGCCGGGCTGCGACCGCACCGGGTGGGAGCGACGCTGCCGAAGCAGACCGCGGATCGGCTGACCCTGGTGCGGCAGCGGTTCGGGCATCTGTTCCCGGAGTTGACGATTGCCGCGTTCGGTTGCTATCTGGCCGCGATGACGGGTGCGGACGAGGTGCTGCTGTCCCTGCCGGTGGCGGCGCGGCCGAGCGCGGCGCTGCGGCAGTCGGGTGGATCGGTGTCGAACGTGGTTCCCTTGCGGCTGAGCGGATTCGGTGTCGCCACGGCGGGGGAGATGGTCGCGCAGGTGCGGGCGCGCGTGGTGGGGGCGCTTCGGCATCAGCGGTACCGGTATGAGGACATGCAGCGGGGTCTGGGCGAAAATCACACTGTTCGAGGCGGTTTCGGACCTGTGCTGAATATGCTCAGGTTCGTCGAGACCCCGCGCATCGGGCCGCTCACCGCGGAAATTCGGCTGCTGGCGCTGGGGCCGGTGGAGGATCTGCTGGTCAACGGCTATCAGATCGGTCCCGATGACCGGTCGATCGTCATCGATATGCAGGCGAACTCGCGGATGTACTCGGCGGAGGCGCTGGCCCGGCATCATCGGCAGTTTCTGGCGTACCTGGACGACTTCCTCGCCGACCTGGAGCAGCCGGTGCGAGCATTGGGCTCGGACCGTGCGCTGCCGGTCACCGCGGCGGCGCGCACCGACCGGTTGCTGCCGGATCTGTTGTGCGGGAACGTGATCAGCGGACGCGGCGGCGACCGGGTCGCGGTGCAGGACGGTACGCGTACCTGGACATATCGCGAGCTGGACGAGATGTCTTCGCGGTGGGCACGCGAACTGATCGAGGCGGGCGCGGGCCCGGGCGATTTCGTGCTGCTGGCGGTGCCGCGATCGGCCGAATCGGTGCTCGCGGTGTGGGCCGTGGCGAAGACCGGAGCCGCCTTCGTTCCGGTCGATCCCGCCGACCCCGCGCAGCGATTGGTCACCGTCGCAGCGGATTCCAGCGCGCGATGGGGTATGACCGTGAGCGCCGACCGTTCTGGGCTCCCGGTGGGACCGGGCTGGGTGGTCCTGGACGATGCGGACACCGTCGCGCGAGTTCGCCAGCGCTCCGGCGCACCGATCCAGGAATCCGGGCGAACACGGCCACTTCTCCCCGAGCATCCGGCCTACCTCATCTATACCTCGGGCACGACCGGTACGCCGAAGGGCGTGGCCGTCACTCATCGCGGACTCGGCCCGCTCACCGATCACATTGTCGAACACTATGGAGTACATCCGGATTCACGGATCCTGCATGCGCACGCCCCGTCGTTCGATGCCCATCTGCTGGAGTTGCTGGCCGCATTCGCGAGCGGGGCGCGGTTGGTCGTGGAACCGCCGTCGGTGGTGGCCGGACCCGATTTGGCCGCCCTGCTGCAAGAGGCCGCCATCACCCATTTCCTCACCACCCCGGCGGTACTGGCGACGCTCACCCCCGATCAGGTGCCGGGATTGCGGGTCGCGGTGGTGGGCGGTGAGGCCTGTCCCGCCGAACTGGTACGACGCTGGGCGCCGCATCTGGAACTGTTCAATGGATACGGCCCGACCGAAACCACCGTCATGGCAACCCAATCCGCGGCATTGACCGCCGGCGGGCCGGTGCCGATCGGCGCACCACTGCCCGGAGTGCGCGCGCTGGTCCTGGACGACCGGCTGCGATCGGCCGCGCGCTGTGGAACCGGTGAGCTGTATCTGGGTGGTCCCGGTGTGGCGGAAGGCTACCGGGGCCGCCCGGGCAGCACGGCCCAGCGCTTTGTCGCGGACCCGTTCGGAAAGGGCGAAAGGATCTATCGCACCGGTGATCTCGTGCGCTCGGCGGTGGACGGCAGCCTGGAGTTCCTCGCCCGGGCCGACGATCAGTTGAGTGTGCGCGGGCGCCGCGCCGAGCCCGCCGAGATCGAGGCCGCGCTGACGGCGCTGCCCGAGATCTCACACGCTGTCGTCACGGCACACGAAGGTGTGGGTGGAACCCGGTTGATCGGCTATATCGTTGCTGCGCAGGGGATTCGACTCGATCACTCCGCTTTGACTCGGCGCCTGCGTGAACTCCTGCCCGCGGCCTTGGTTCCTGCACAGTTGGTCGAGCTCGCTCAGCTGCCGGTCACCGCGCACGGCAAGATCGATCGTGCCGCACTACCCGTGCCGACGCCCGTTCAGCGCCCCTACCGCGCACCCGAGTCCGAGCTGGAATGCCTGGTCGCCGAACACTTCACAGCGATCACCGGAACTCCCCGCGCCGGCCTCGACGACGATTTCTTCGAATCCGGCGGCAATTCACTGCTCGGCGTGGCACTTTCGGCCCAGCTTGCCGCGGCCACCGGCCTGCCGGTCACGGTCCGCTGGCTCTACACCGCACCCACGGTGCGCGAACTCGCCGATCGCCTGGCCGGTCACGATGGCAGCTCCGCGACCGACGACGCCCTGGGCGTAGTACTGGCCCTGCACCGCAACGGTTTCCGGCCCCCGCTGTTCTGTGTGCACTCGGCCGTCCCGCTGGCCTGGTGTTACGCCGGACTGGCCCGCCACCTCACGGACCGTCCGGTGTACGGCTTGCAGGCTTTGACCCTGGAGGGTGAGCCGCGCGCGGACGTCACCATCGACGATCTCGCCGACGGTTATGCCGCCGAGATCCTGCGAGTGCAGCCGCACGGCCCCTACCACCTGCTCGGCTGGTCGCTGGGCGGCCAGATCGCACACGCCATCGCCGTCCGCCTGCGTGAGCGCTCTGCCACCGTGGCGACACTGGTCATGCTCGACAGCATCGTCTTCCCCGAGGACATGCCGCCGCCACCGGTCCCGCGCATGCGCGATCTGCTGACCCATCTGCTCGGGGACGAACCCGAGGACGGTGATGCACTGCCGGACCTGACCGCCGACCAGGCCGCCGCCGAATTGGCCGCCGCGGCAGCCTCTTTCGGCACCGGCCTCACAGCCGAGCAGCTCACCCGCCTGCATCACGGCTACGTCGACGGCGTGCGCCTGTCCCATGGCTACCGCCCCGGCGTCTTCGACGGCGACCTGCTGTACTTCTCGGCCACTCGCGGCGTGACCGAATCGTTCGGGGCGGAGATGTGGCGCCCGTACATCTCCGGCGCGCTCCACGAACATCCCGTCGCCGCCACCCACGCCCAGCTCACCAACCCCGACGCCGTCGCGGTCATCGGCCCACTGCTCGCCGCCCACCTCGCGCGCGAGGACGCCGGATGA
- a CDS encoding DUF6875 domain-containing protein has product MSGVTWCNVYGEPQRWEQQGPAAATLVRWVSDHLLKPHAGLGRPGPVCPFMRHTTTRQLLWAGAATGTDWSTEGMQGVMDDAFAVYARLRQENPADSRGLTLVTLFPDLSRHELIDAVHRARKTQAVAAGLMLGQFYPGCTVPGLWNSDFHPLDAPVPMLVLRPMMSTDFPFLVARTEWLYAYFTRFAPDLPGKLRWAIAERMRVVGPEAGEITALRMHSAGEHAR; this is encoded by the coding sequence ATGAGCGGGGTGACCTGGTGCAATGTGTACGGGGAGCCGCAGCGCTGGGAACAGCAGGGCCCGGCGGCCGCGACGCTGGTGCGGTGGGTGAGCGATCATCTGCTCAAACCCCATGCGGGACTGGGCCGTCCGGGCCCGGTGTGCCCGTTCATGCGGCATACGACCACTAGGCAACTGCTGTGGGCCGGTGCGGCCACCGGCACGGACTGGTCCACGGAGGGCATGCAGGGCGTGATGGACGACGCCTTCGCGGTGTATGCGCGACTGCGGCAGGAAAACCCCGCGGACTCCAGGGGTTTGACGCTTGTCACCCTCTTCCCGGACCTGAGCCGCCACGAGCTGATCGATGCCGTGCACCGTGCTCGTAAAACACAGGCGGTCGCGGCAGGCCTCATGCTCGGCCAGTTCTATCCGGGCTGCACCGTCCCGGGACTGTGGAACAGCGACTTCCATCCCCTCGACGCCCCGGTGCCGATGCTCGTGCTCCGCCCGATGATGAGCACCGACTTCCCGTTCCTGGTCGCCCGGACCGAATGGCTGTACGCGTACTTCACCCGATTCGCGCCGGACCTGCCCGGGAAGCTGCGCTGGGCGATTGCCGAACGAATGCGGGTGGTCGGTCCGGAGGCAGGTGAGATCACCGCGCTGCGCATGCACTCCGCGGGCGAACACGCGCGGTGA
- a CDS encoding alpha/beta hydrolase, whose protein sequence is MPVVSAAPAAAAIVDVRPLGGRQFEVDVYSPAMDRTIPVWVSHPDGPAPALYLLNAVDGGESGGPWTNRTDAAQFFADKQVNVIQPIGGRASFYTDWAADDPVLGRNKWSTFLIDELPAALSDRFALTGRNAIAGTSMSATSALDLAIEAPGRYQAVGAFSGCSGTADPMSAAVVRSELQLFGANADNMWGGPGNPAWAAHDAVLNADRLRGVALYLSAGNGLPGVHDTLADPSIGGDVGRLTDRLTVGGSMESVVHGCAAALAGRLAALGIPATAVFRNGTHAWPYWQDDLHDSWPVFAAALGV, encoded by the coding sequence ATGCCAGTGGTGTCGGCCGCCCCGGCGGCGGCGGCGATTGTCGATGTCCGGCCGCTGGGTGGCAGGCAGTTCGAGGTCGACGTCTACTCGCCCGCCATGGACAGGACCATCCCGGTCTGGGTTTCGCACCCCGACGGTCCCGCGCCCGCGCTGTACCTGCTCAATGCCGTCGACGGTGGTGAGTCCGGCGGCCCGTGGACCAATCGCACCGATGCCGCGCAGTTCTTCGCGGACAAGCAGGTCAATGTGATTCAGCCGATCGGCGGTCGCGCCTCCTTCTATACCGACTGGGCGGCCGATGATCCGGTGCTCGGCCGGAACAAGTGGTCGACCTTCCTGATCGACGAGCTGCCCGCGGCGCTGTCCGATCGTTTCGCCCTGACCGGCCGCAATGCCATTGCCGGAACATCGATGTCGGCGACCTCGGCCCTGGATCTGGCGATCGAGGCGCCCGGCCGATATCAGGCGGTCGGCGCCTTCAGCGGCTGCTCGGGCACCGCCGATCCGATGTCCGCGGCCGTCGTGCGCTCGGAACTGCAACTGTTCGGCGCGAACGCCGACAATATGTGGGGCGGACCCGGCAATCCGGCCTGGGCGGCACACGATGCGGTGCTCAATGCCGACCGGCTGCGCGGTGTGGCGCTCTACCTTTCGGCCGGCAATGGCCTGCCCGGCGTGCACGACACCCTCGCCGACCCGTCGATCGGCGGTGACGTCGGCCGGTTGACCGATCGCCTCACGGTGGGCGGCAGTATGGAATCGGTGGTGCACGGCTGTGCGGCCGCCCTGGCGGGCCGGCTCGCCGCGCTCGGCATCCCGGCCACCGCGGTCTTCCGCAACGGCACCCACGCCTGGCCCTACTGGCAGGACGACCTGCACGACTCCTGGCCGGTCTTCGCCGCCGCCCTCGGCGTCTAG
- a CDS encoding lipase family protein, translated as MRGLRKWTSAVIAATASASMAVAFDAGPAAADPPGTLISAEPQSDAFHGIPGGSVVRYWMASSNGAPKQASGALFVPAGPAPENGWPIVAFDHGTTGLGMGCGGKSDPSTAPYDHFIADEDTIMRSLVSQGYAVVAPDYLGLGLYDTGPHPYLELQSEATATIDMVRAARAARPELSGTWAVLGLSQGGQAALATSHLQAIYSPDLDFRGTVAIDPESDVEKALTIAGPTTPAIPGTAETVGYLTDILAGLRAARPDAAVDSYLTPLGHSVLDRIGTMCQPQINATISDLGIGQLLSRPLADGPLIGAVNSYMAVPTTGYNRPILLLLNATDTSVPSPLHAALAAQFAANGVDFRSVVGTGGHTQLNPQMWSALDDFLAARVRS; from the coding sequence ATGCGTGGGCTTCGCAAATGGACCAGCGCCGTCATCGCGGCCACCGCGTCGGCGAGTATGGCGGTCGCCTTCGACGCCGGGCCCGCGGCCGCGGATCCGCCCGGGACATTGATCTCGGCCGAACCGCAATCGGACGCCTTCCACGGAATCCCAGGCGGATCGGTCGTCCGATACTGGATGGCCAGTTCCAACGGCGCGCCGAAGCAGGCCAGCGGAGCACTGTTCGTCCCGGCCGGACCGGCGCCCGAAAACGGCTGGCCGATAGTCGCATTCGATCACGGCACCACCGGTCTGGGCATGGGCTGCGGCGGTAAATCCGATCCGAGCACCGCGCCGTACGACCACTTCATCGCCGATGAGGACACCATCATGCGATCACTGGTCTCCCAGGGGTACGCGGTGGTGGCTCCCGATTATCTCGGGCTCGGGCTGTACGACACCGGCCCGCATCCGTACCTGGAACTGCAGAGCGAGGCGACCGCCACCATCGATATGGTGCGCGCGGCCCGCGCGGCCCGTCCCGAGCTGTCGGGGACCTGGGCGGTCCTGGGTCTATCGCAGGGCGGTCAGGCCGCCCTGGCCACCAGCCATCTGCAGGCTATCTACTCCCCCGACCTCGACTTCCGCGGCACCGTCGCCATCGATCCCGAATCCGATGTCGAGAAGGCGCTCACCATCGCCGGTCCCACCACCCCGGCCATCCCCGGCACCGCCGAGACGGTCGGCTACCTCACCGACATTCTGGCCGGGCTGCGCGCCGCACGTCCCGACGCCGCCGTCGACAGTTACCTGACGCCGCTGGGGCATTCCGTGCTCGATCGGATCGGGACCATGTGCCAGCCGCAGATCAATGCGACCATCAGCGATCTGGGCATCGGCCAGCTGCTGAGCCGGCCGCTCGCCGACGGCCCGCTCATCGGGGCGGTGAACAGCTATATGGCCGTGCCGACCACCGGCTACAACAGGCCGATCCTGCTGCTGCTCAACGCAACCGACACCAGTGTGCCCTCGCCGCTGCATGCCGCCCTGGCCGCCCAGTTCGCCGCGAACGGGGTCGATTTCCGGAGCGTTGTCGGGACCGGCGGCCACACCCAGCTCAATCCCCAGATGTGGTCCGCCCTCGACGATTTCCTCGCCGCCCGGGTCCGGTCGTGA
- a CDS encoding S1 family peptidase, translating into MLALGRILTSIGSISAASILAFGLTPGTAAADGPAVLGGGSGIAISTDDPQLYALCTVTAVGFDGGNRLVAMTAGHCGEIGASVWSEGSVRTGVIGRVAEVDEYWDWAIIELDPAKVVPVRQITQSVVNGIGSPPGLLETVCKNGRTTGFTCGPVWQTLPEGFSSHVCADHGDSGAPVLVGDRLVGMVIAGQLLDLGSVVLQMPSCTDPADPLHEPDLSTGIGNVLTSIDQHGGAGAGFRLF; encoded by the coding sequence ATGTTGGCTCTCGGCAGGATCCTGACCAGTATCGGATCGATTTCGGCCGCTTCGATTCTCGCCTTCGGGCTGACCCCCGGGACGGCCGCGGCCGACGGTCCCGCGGTGCTGGGCGGCGGCTCCGGTATCGCGATCAGCACCGACGACCCTCAGCTCTACGCACTGTGCACCGTGACCGCCGTCGGATTCGACGGCGGGAACCGGCTGGTCGCGATGACCGCCGGACACTGCGGTGAGATCGGCGCCTCGGTCTGGTCGGAGGGGTCGGTGCGCACCGGTGTGATCGGCAGGGTGGCCGAGGTCGACGAGTACTGGGACTGGGCGATCATCGAACTCGATCCGGCCAAGGTGGTTCCGGTGCGGCAGATCACGCAGAGCGTGGTGAATGGAATCGGTTCGCCGCCGGGGCTTTTGGAGACGGTGTGCAAGAACGGGCGCACCACCGGGTTCACCTGCGGACCGGTCTGGCAGACGCTGCCGGAGGGGTTCAGCAGTCATGTGTGCGCCGATCACGGCGACTCGGGAGCACCGGTGCTGGTCGGCGACCGACTGGTCGGCATGGTCATCGCCGGGCAGCTCCTGGACCTCGGCAGCGTGGTGCTGCAGATGCCCTCCTGCACCGACCCCGCCGACCCCCTACACGAGCCCGACCTCTCCACCGGTATCGGCAATGTCCTGACCAGTATCGATCAGCACGGTGGCGCCGGAGCGGGCTTCCGGTTGTTCTGA
- a CDS encoding SulP family inorganic anion transporter gives MSTDTEQPPRTSLPGLAELVRHDLPASLVVFLVSLPLSIGIAVAAGAPVAAGLIAAVVGAVVAGLAGGSTLQVSGPTASLTVVVAESINQFGWAATCFITVAAGLLQIVFGLSRIARGALAIAPVVVHAMLAGIGIVIALQQVHVLLGGNSLSSSWDSLAGLPQELRSVHGGDLAVGLLVIVILVAWKRMPAPVRAVPGPLVAVVAATALALVLPVRVEHIVLNGSLLDELRLPELPHGSWASVALMAVTIALIASVETLLSAVAVDRIRQNASRRTDLDRELMGQGVANMVSGMIGGLPVAAVIVRSITNVKAGARTRASTMLCGLWVLLFSVALVGVVRQIPKAALAGLLIVVGIQLIKLAHVRRAQRTGDLIVYAATIIVVVFWNLLLGMLVGLALAFALLLWRVVRVSVHAEAVRPDRWRVTVDGTFTFLALPKLAAELARVPAGADVTLEMTVDFLDHAAYDAIEEWVAEHRAGGGTVEFVEMGSVRMDGATDGPPARGDSRLMLNEALAPWRRSGGDVDPIVAGVAAYHRSHAHVVRPHLDVLRDGQEPDSLFITCADSRIVPNVITNSGPGDLFTIRNIGNLVPADRQDFSMEAALIYALDKLDVRSVVVCGHSGCGAMAALHSELVTGSELDGWLANARPSLDLYRLGHPVALAAAAAGFGPVDQLGMVNVAVQLETLYAHPVVRRGVVERGVVLSGLFFDIATARVIEVTVDGFAEIGDVGGRLQTVSAVLPV, from the coding sequence ATGTCCACCGACACCGAACAGCCTCCCCGGACGTCGCTTCCAGGCCTCGCCGAGTTGGTACGCCACGATCTACCGGCTTCGCTAGTGGTATTTCTGGTCTCGTTGCCGCTGTCCATCGGTATTGCCGTCGCCGCCGGAGCCCCGGTGGCCGCCGGCCTGATAGCCGCGGTCGTAGGGGCGGTGGTAGCCGGACTAGCCGGCGGTTCGACACTGCAGGTCAGTGGTCCCACCGCCAGTCTCACCGTGGTGGTCGCCGAATCGATCAATCAATTCGGCTGGGCCGCCACCTGTTTCATCACCGTCGCGGCCGGACTGCTGCAGATAGTGTTCGGGCTCAGCCGAATAGCGCGCGGCGCACTGGCCATCGCGCCGGTCGTGGTGCACGCCATGCTCGCCGGGATCGGCATAGTCATCGCGCTGCAGCAGGTGCACGTGCTGCTCGGCGGCAATTCCCTGAGCTCCTCGTGGGACAGCCTGGCCGGGCTGCCGCAGGAGCTGCGCTCGGTGCACGGCGGCGATCTCGCCGTCGGCCTGCTGGTGATCGTCATTCTGGTCGCCTGGAAACGCATGCCCGCACCGGTGCGCGCGGTGCCCGGCCCGCTGGTCGCGGTCGTCGCGGCGACGGCGCTCGCACTGGTGCTGCCGGTCCGGGTCGAGCACATCGTGCTCAACGGCTCGCTGCTGGACGAACTGCGCCTGCCCGAATTGCCGCACGGCAGTTGGGCATCGGTCGCGCTCATGGCGGTGACCATCGCGCTCATCGCGAGTGTGGAGACCCTACTATCGGCCGTGGCGGTCGATCGGATCCGGCAGAACGCCTCGCGCCGTACCGATTTGGATCGGGAACTGATGGGGCAGGGCGTCGCGAACATGGTGTCCGGCATGATCGGCGGCCTGCCGGTGGCGGCGGTCATCGTCCGCAGCATCACCAATGTGAAGGCCGGAGCGCGCACCAGGGCCTCGACCATGCTGTGCGGGCTGTGGGTGCTGCTGTTCTCGGTGGCGCTGGTCGGGGTGGTGCGGCAGATTCCGAAGGCCGCGCTCGCCGGACTGCTCATCGTGGTGGGCATTCAGCTCATCAAGCTCGCGCACGTGCGCCGCGCCCAGCGCACCGGCGATCTGATCGTCTACGCGGCGACCATCATCGTGGTGGTGTTCTGGAATCTGTTGCTGGGCATGCTCGTCGGGCTCGCACTGGCCTTCGCGCTGCTGCTGTGGCGGGTGGTGCGGGTCTCGGTGCACGCCGAAGCCGTGCGGCCCGATCGCTGGCGGGTCACCGTCGACGGCACCTTCACCTTCCTCGCGCTGCCGAAGCTCGCGGCCGAGCTCGCGAGGGTGCCCGCCGGTGCGGACGTGACCCTGGAAATGACCGTGGACTTCCTGGACCACGCGGCCTACGACGCCATCGAGGAATGGGTGGCCGAGCACCGCGCCGGGGGCGGCACCGTCGAGTTCGTGGAGATGGGCTCGGTGCGCATGGACGGCGCGACCGACGGCCCGCCCGCGCGCGGCGATTCGCGGCTCATGCTCAATGAGGCGCTGGCGCCGTGGCGGCGCTCCGGCGGTGATGTCGATCCGATCGTGGCGGGCGTGGCGGCATACCACCGCAGTCACGCGCATGTGGTGCGTCCGCACCTCGATGTGCTGCGCGATGGGCAGGAACCGGATTCGCTGTTCATCACCTGCGCCGACTCCCGGATCGTCCCGAATGTGATCACCAATAGCGGTCCCGGCGATCTGTTCACGATCCGCAATATCGGCAATCTGGTGCCGGCCGATCGCCAGGACTTCTCGATGGAGGCCGCGCTCATCTACGCCCTCGACAAGCTCGATGTGCGGTCGGTGGTGGTGTGCGGGCACTCCGGCTGCGGTGCGATGGCGGCGCTGCACTCGGAATTGGTGACCGGCTCCGAACTCGACGGCTGGCTGGCCAATGCCCGGCCCAGTCTGGACCTGTACCGGCTCGGGCATCCGGTGGCGCTGGCCGCCGCGGCCGCGGGATTCGGTCCGGTCGATCAGCTGGGCATGGTGAATGTGGCTGTGCAGCTGGAAACCCTGTACGCGCATCCGGTGGTGCGCCGGGGCGTGGTCGAACGGGGAGTGGTGCTGTCCGGTCTGTTCTTCGATATCGCGACCGCTCGCGTCATCGAGGTCACGGTGGACGGCTTTGCCGAGATCGGGGATGTAGGCGGTCGGCTGCAAACTGTCAGCGCGGTGCTGCCGGTGTGA